In the Gossypium arboreum isolate Shixiya-1 chromosome 10, ASM2569848v2, whole genome shotgun sequence genome, one interval contains:
- the LOC108481476 gene encoding uncharacterized protein LOC108481476, with translation MSSLGTSKGVLEIAKFGLYVTIPIVLMYTFANNTKNLQKLMGNRSYIVYPPEGPRPPSPEELREMARELARKRNNH, from the exons ATGTCTTCTTTAGGCACTTCAAAGGGTGTTCTTGAAATCGCCAAATTCGGTCTCTATGTTACGATCCCTATCGTTCTTATGTACACTTTCGCCAACAACACCAAGAATCTCCAGAAATTAATGGGAAAT CGTTCGTATATAGTGTATCCTCCAGAGGGACCACGACCTCCATCACCGGAGGAATTAAGGGAGATGGCTCGGGAGCTAGCTAGGAAGAGAAACAACCATTGA